A stretch of the Mycobacterium sp. ITM-2016-00317 genome encodes the following:
- a CDS encoding alpha-(1->6)-mannopyranosyltransferase A, with protein MTTPTTAPRTDLSAHLRRLRDFTLSPQARPALVGALGAVLITVGATGAGSTRLHDPLLESMHMSWLRFGHGLVVSSLLLWTGVALMLLAWLWLGRRVVDRTASEYTMRATTAFWLAPLLLSVPVFSRDTYSYLAQGALLRDGFDPYVVGPVVNVNSLLDNVSPIWTTTTAPYGPAFILVAKFVTMLVGDDVVAGTMLLRLCMLPGLALLIWAAPRIARRVGGNGPAALWICVLNPLVIIHLMGGVHNEMLMVGLMAAGIALCLAGRNIGGVTLIAVAVAVKATAGLALPFMVWVWARALRERRGFSPAKSFAVAAAGSVVVFVAVFAVLSLAAGVGLGWLTALAGSVKIINWLTIPTATANLVNSVVGLVLPVNFYAVLETTRIIGIGIIAISAPVLWWRYRHSDRDALKGIALLMAVVVLFVPAALPWYYTWPLAVIAALATSRRSIALIAAFSTWITVIWRPDGAHGMYSWGHVLLSLACAAAAWYWLAKAPESPADAVSTPSPARDEPPHGPDASAAHRPAGR; from the coding sequence ATGACGACACCCACCACGGCCCCGCGCACCGACCTGTCGGCACACCTGCGGCGCCTCAGAGACTTCACGCTGTCCCCACAGGCACGGCCCGCGCTGGTCGGCGCCCTCGGCGCGGTGCTGATCACCGTCGGCGCCACCGGCGCCGGCAGCACCCGACTCCACGACCCGCTGCTGGAGTCGATGCACATGTCGTGGCTGCGGTTCGGGCACGGACTGGTGGTGTCCTCGCTACTGCTGTGGACCGGGGTGGCGCTGATGCTGCTGGCGTGGCTGTGGCTGGGCCGCCGGGTCGTGGACCGCACCGCCTCCGAGTACACGATGAGGGCGACCACCGCGTTCTGGCTGGCTCCGCTGCTGCTCAGCGTTCCGGTGTTCAGCCGCGACACGTACTCCTACCTGGCCCAGGGCGCACTGCTGCGCGACGGCTTCGACCCGTACGTGGTCGGGCCGGTGGTCAACGTGAACTCGTTGCTGGACAACGTCAGTCCCATCTGGACGACGACCACCGCGCCGTACGGGCCGGCGTTCATCCTGGTCGCGAAGTTCGTCACGATGCTGGTCGGCGACGACGTCGTGGCAGGGACCATGCTGCTGCGCCTGTGCATGCTGCCCGGCCTGGCGCTACTGATCTGGGCCGCGCCGCGGATCGCCCGCCGTGTCGGCGGCAACGGGCCCGCCGCGCTGTGGATCTGCGTGCTCAACCCGCTGGTGATCATCCACCTGATGGGTGGCGTGCACAACGAGATGCTGATGGTCGGGCTGATGGCCGCAGGCATCGCGCTGTGCCTGGCCGGGCGCAACATCGGGGGCGTCACCCTGATCGCCGTCGCCGTCGCGGTGAAGGCCACCGCGGGACTGGCGCTTCCCTTCATGGTGTGGGTGTGGGCCCGCGCGCTGCGCGAGCGCCGCGGCTTCTCGCCGGCGAAGTCCTTCGCGGTCGCGGCGGCCGGCTCGGTGGTCGTCTTCGTCGCGGTGTTCGCGGTGCTGTCGCTGGCCGCCGGTGTCGGATTGGGCTGGCTGACCGCGCTCGCCGGTTCGGTGAAGATCATCAACTGGCTGACCATCCCGACCGCGACCGCCAACCTCGTCAACTCTGTCGTCGGCCTCGTCCTGCCCGTGAACTTCTACGCGGTGCTGGAGACCACCCGCATCATCGGGATCGGGATCATCGCGATCTCGGCGCCGGTGCTGTGGTGGCGTTACCGCCACTCCGACCGGGACGCGCTGAAGGGCATCGCGCTGCTGATGGCCGTGGTCGTGCTGTTCGTCCCCGCGGCGCTGCCCTGGTACTACACATGGCCGCTGGCGGTCATCGCCGCGCTGGCCACCTCCAGGCGGTCGATCGCGCTGATCGCCGCGTTCTCCACCTGGATCACCGTGATCTGGCGACCCGACGGCGCGCACGGCATGTACTCATGGGGTCACGTGCTGCTGTCCCTGGCCTGCGCGGCGGCGGCCTGGTATTGGCTGGCCAAGGCCCCGGAGAGCCCCGCCGACGCGGTCAGTACGCCATCGCCTGCGCGCGACGAACCACCTCACGGGCCTGATGCGAGTGCAGCGCATCGACCGGCCGGGCGTTGA
- a CDS encoding Rv2175c family DNA-binding protein yields the protein MSSIPTAEDVLDPDEPVYDLPTVAQLLGTAVTKVHQQLRDGHLVAVRRGGIIVVPEAFFDSDGHVVRSLPGLLVVLRDGGYTQSEIIRWLFTPDPTLTIRRDGSTEEVVNARPVDALHSHQAREVVRRAQAMAY from the coding sequence ATGAGCAGCATTCCGACTGCCGAGGATGTCCTCGATCCCGACGAGCCCGTCTACGACCTCCCCACGGTGGCCCAGTTGTTGGGCACCGCGGTGACCAAGGTCCATCAGCAGCTCCGCGACGGACACCTGGTCGCGGTGCGGCGCGGCGGGATCATCGTGGTGCCCGAGGCGTTCTTCGATTCCGACGGGCACGTCGTCAGGAGCCTGCCCGGGCTCCTGGTGGTGCTGCGCGACGGCGGCTACACGCAATCAGAGATCATCCGCTGGCTGTTCACGCCGGACCCGACGCTGACGATCCGGCGCGACGGCTCGACCGAAGAGGTGGTCAACGCCCGGCCGGTCGATGCGCTGCACTCGCATCAGGCCCGTGAGGTGGTTCGTCGCGCGCAGGCGATGGCGTACTGA